Below is a genomic region from Nitrospira sp..
ACGGAATGAACTTCGCCAGCCCGCGATCGGCGCACACCTTGGTCAAGGCGGCGGTCAACGTGGTTTTCCCGTGGTCCACGTGCCCGATCGTCCCAATGTTCACATGCGGCTTCTTCCGCTCAAATTTCGCCTTCGCCATAAATCAATCCTCCCTAAAAAAACATGATGAGTGAATAGTGATCAACGCC
It encodes:
- a CDS encoding GTP-binding protein; its protein translation is MAKAKFERKKPHVNIGTIGHVDHGKTTLTAALTKVCADRGLAKFIP